The stretch of DNA CTCGGCGCGGTGCAGGCCTGCAAGGAGAGGTATCCTGAGCTGCGCGTGCTGCAATTCGACGCACACGCAGACATGCGCGACTCCTACGAAGGCTCGCCCTTCAGCCACGCCTGTGTGATGCGACGCGTGGTGGAATTGGGGGTGCCGGTGGTGCAGGTGGGAATCAGAAGCATGTCCGAGGAAGAGGTTGAGCCGCTGCGCCACAGCCGGCTCACCACCTTTTTCGCCGAGCAGCATCCCAGCGCCGCACAGGTAGTGGAGGCGCTCAATAGGTTCGGTTCAGGGCCGGTCTACTTGACGTTTGACCTGGATGCCTTGGACCCGGCCATCATGCCGGCAACCGGCACCCCGGAGCCTGGCGGCCTCTTCTGGTACCAGACCATCGAGCTCCTGCGTGGGGTGGCCAACGCCTGCCACATCATCGCCGCCGATGTCGTAGAGCTGGCACCCACTCCTGGATTGGTGGCGCCGGACTTTTTGGCGGCAAAACTGGCCTACAAGATCATCGGCTACGTGCTGGCGCGGTAAGGGAAGCAAGGGAAGGACGCTCCACCCCGGGTGCGGTTAGCCCACAGCTCCGAGGGCGGGATACCGCTGACTATGCCGCACGATCGATCACTCCTGGCGCCACGCTGCAAAGGCGAGGCACAGTTCCTTCCCGCCCACCGAGATCGTGGGCAGTCCCGCCATTTTCACACCGCGGCGCTGGCAACGGCTTGCTCTAAGATGTCCAGGCCGGCGGCGAGTTCCGCATCGCTGATGACCAGGGGCATGAGCGTGCGGATGCAGTTGTTGTAGGTGCCCGCCTTGAGCACGACCAATCCATGCTCGTAGCAGTGGCGCAACACGTGCGTCACCGCCTGCGGAGCCGGCTCCTTGG from Calditrichota bacterium encodes:
- the speB gene encoding agmatinase, encoding MRHGVLLTFGGIEDPGTYEAARCVVLPVPYDSTTSYQPGTRRGPLAILEASGHMELYDHELGQSPVEHGIWTLPPLTSEASGPEAMVAAVRQAVAPLLADGKMVLTLGGEHSITLGAVQACKERYPELRVLQFDAHADMRDSYEGSPFSHACVMRRVVELGVPVVQVGIRSMSEEEVEPLRHSRLTTFFAEQHPSAAQVVEALNRFGSGPVYLTFDLDALDPAIMPATGTPEPGGLFWYQTIELLRGVANACHIIAADVVELAPTPGLVAPDFLAAKLAYKIIGYVLAR